The Daphnia pulex isolate KAP4 chromosome 3, ASM2113471v1 genome includes a region encoding these proteins:
- the LOC124191299 gene encoding programmed cell death protein 6-like codes for MAYQHYQGPGAVPAAPNRDFLWQVFQRVDKDRSGAITAEELQSALSNGTWAPFNSETVRLMIGMFDRQQRGTISFEDFGAIWKYVTDWQTCFRSFDRDNSGNIDGNELRTALTSFGYRLQDGTHHMLLRKFDRMGKGTIYFDDFIQCCIVLHNLTSAFRQFDTDQDGVITIGYEHFLQMVLNTRV; via the exons ATGGCTTATCAGCACTATCAAGGGCCGGGTGCGGTTCCAGCTGCTCCAAATCGTGATTTTCTTTGGCAGGTGTTTCAAAG agTTGACAAAGATAGAAGTGGAGCAATAACTGCCGAAGAGCTGCAATCAGCTCTATCCAATGGAACATGGGCTCCATTTAACTCGGAAACTGTTAGACTTATGATTG GTATGTTTGATCGTCAACAAAGAGGAACTATTTCCTTTGAAGATTTTGGAGCAATCTGGAAGTATGTCACTGATTGGCAAACTTGCTTTAGAAGTTTTGACAGAGATAATTCGGGGAACATTGATGGCAATGAACTAAGAACAGCACTTACAA GTTTCGGCTATCGTTTGCAAGACGGAACTCATCATATGTTGCTTCGAAAATTCGATCGTATGGGAAAAGGAACGATatattttgatgatttcattCAGTGTTGCATCGTTTTACAT AACTTGACTTCAGCGTTTCGTCAATTCGATACCGATCAAGACGGTGTCATTACTATCGGATATgaacattttcttcaaatggTCCTCAACACCCGCGTATAA
- the LOC124191297 gene encoding PHAF1 protein CG7083-like, producing the protein MLDLEVIPERSLGCEHWEFILGMQFSQAVCICMSQVAVMKRVQVIYNENDPLASDLILSLTLDGIRLLFDSVSQRLKVIEIFAMNLIKLKYCGLVFNSTDVIPTIDQIDHSFGATHPGIYDPEKRIFTLNFRGLSFTFPVEQASEPRYVRGLGSLQFTNGASPIATKMFIFSGNSLVDSKPPSLPISCFFSHPYLQWLEVIRHNGCTSGIKLSIICEGPSQVLEPRRHACVQELFFGASAEDVLTLLGAPSRVFYKDEDKMRIHSPQAHRRAPASFSDYFYNYFTLGLDALFDGKYHKLKKFVLHTNYPGHYNFNMYHRCEFKLQLPTKATSVDNSRLVDLSPTFITVSAYSRWDEVCEKVQPSSRPIVLHRSSSTNTTNPFGSTFCYGVEDIIFEVMPNNLIASVTLYASDDISHELQSKQTDAMN; encoded by the exons ATGCTTGATTTAGAAGTAATCCCTGAGAGATCGTTGGGTTGCGAACATTGGGAGTTTATATTAG GAATGCAGTTTTCTCAAGCAGTTTGCATCTGCATGTCTCAGGTAGCAGTTATGAAGAGAGTCCAAGTAATATATAATGAGAAT GACCCTTTGGCTTCTGACCTTATTTTAAGTCTTACTTTGGATGGAATTCgccttttatttgattcagtTTCACAGCGCCTAAAAGTGATTGAGATTTTTGCCATGAATCTCATCAAACTGAAATACTG TGGCCTGGTTTTCAATTCAACTGATGTTATCCCAACCATAGATCAAATAGATCATTCTTTTGGAGCTACACACCCTGGAATATATGATCCTGAGAAAAGAATCTTTACTCTAAATTTCCGTGGCCTATCTTTTACCTTTCCAGTTGAACAGGCTAGCGAACCGAGATACGTTCGAGGACTTGGATCGCTTCAATTCACCAACGGCGCGTCTCCTATAGCAACAAAGATGTTCATTTTCAGTGGAAACAGCTTGGTTGACAGCAAACCACCTTCGCTACCGATATCctgctttttttctcatccttATCTGCAATGGCTCGAAGTTATTCGTCATAATGGATGTACATCTGGTATCAAGCTCTCCATTATTTGTGAAG GTCCATCTCAAGTATTGGAACCTAGACGACATGCCTGTGTCcaggaattattttttggagCTTCTGCCGAAGATGTGCTTACGCTGTTGGGAGCTCCATCTCGCGTGTTTTATAAA GACGAAGACAAAATGAGGATTCACAGTCCACAGGCGCATCGTCGAGCTCCAGCTTCTTTTTCGGATTATTTTTACAACTACTTCACTCTTGGATTA gatgcTTTATTCGATGGGAAATATCACAAGTTGAAGAAGTTCGTACTGCATACGAATTATCCAGGACATTACAATTTCAATAT GTATCACCGATGTGAGTTTAAGCTCCAGTTGCCGACCAAGGCCACTTCCGTCGATAATTCGAGATTGGTCGATTTATCGCCGACATTTATCACT GTATCTGCTTATTCACGTTGGGATGAAGTTTGCGAGAAAGTGCAGCCTAGTTCACGTCCGATTGTTTTACATCGATCGTCATCGACGAATACAACAAACCCCTTCGGTTCTACGTTCTGCTACGGGGTTGAGGATATTATTTTCGAG GTGATGCCAAATAACCTTATAGCATCTGTAACGCTTTACGCATCCGATGATATCTCGCATGAATTACAATC GAAACAGACTGACGCCATGAATTGA
- the LOC124191296 gene encoding phosphoenolpyruvate carboxykinase, cytosolic [GTP]-like isoform X2, giving the protein MTEDRDCLLSKTFANISAVAKSATTNSTKSSDLKQKKMSLTPNYAPCSNFVTSQTKGCRLPSATFNRSLSILETAEAKSLPSKVRSFVEDCVKLCQPSQVHICNGSEQENRSLIQQMQQQGMIESLPKMENCWLTRTDPADVARVESRTFVVTTKRSDAIPNRMDGVAGQLGNWMSPDDLPKAIQERFPNCMKGRTMYVVPFSMGPVGSPLSKIGIELTDSPYVVASMRVMTRMGQQVLETLGEGDFVRCLHSVGSPLPMTRPLINSWPCNPDQTIIIQCPETSEILSFGSGYGGNSLLGKKCFALRIGSVIAKREGWLAEHMLILGITNPQGQKKYIAAAFPSACGKTNLAMLTPTLPGYKVECVGDDIAWMHFDKEGRLRAINPENGFFGVAPGTNYATNPNAMLTIQKNTIFTNVAKTSDGGIFWEGLEKEVTGVDITSWLGDANWTKSSGKPAAHPNSRFCAPASQCPIIDPLWESPEGVPIDAILFGGRRPRGVPLVYEALNWKHGVFVGASVSSEATAAAEHKGRSIMHDPFAMRPFFGYNAGNYLGHWLSMEKPGRKLPKIFHVNWFRRSTDGSFLWPGFGENSRVLDWVLKRCDGADVAESSPIGLIPKQGSIDTNGLKEQVNWEELFSLPKNFWQDEVLDLEKYFSEQFGNDLPNAIAEELHKLKQRVNQM; this is encoded by the exons ATGACAGAAGACAGAGACTGTCTACTATCCAAAACGTTCGCAAATATTTCAGCGGTAGCAAAAAGTGCAACAACAAATAGCACTAAAAGCAgtgatttaaaacaaaaaaaaatgtctcttACACCAAATTATGCTCCTTG TTCGAATTTCGTGACGTCCCAAACCAAAGGATGTCGTCTTCCATCGGCAACGTTCAATCGTTCGCTGAGCATCCTTGAAACTGCGGAAGCGAAGTCTCTACCAAgcaaa GTTCGCAGTTTTGTGGAGGATTGCGTCAAACTCTGCCAACCCAGTCAAGTTCACATTTGCAATGGATCAGAGCAAGAAAATAGATCGCTGATCCAACAAATGCAGCAACAGGGCATGATTGAATCATTGCCAAAGATGGAAAACTG TTGGTTGACTCGCACCGATCCCGCCGATGTAGCTAGAGTTGAGAGCAGAACATTTGTTGTAACTACTAAACGTAGCGATGCCATCCCGAACCGTATGGACGGCGTTGCCGGACAACTTGGAAATTGGATGTCTCCTGATGATCTTCCCAAAGCCATTCAAGAGCGTTTCCCCAACTGCATGAAAG GTCGCACAATGTACGTCGTTCCGTTCAGTATGGGTCCGGTCGGGTCACCGTTATCGAAGATTGGAATTGAATTAACAGATTCTCCTTATGTGGTTGCTTCCATGCGCGTTATGACTAGAATGGGCCAGCAAGTGCTTGAAACATTGGGAGAAGGAGATTTTGTCCGCTGTCTACACTCTGTTGGTAGCCCACTGCCAATGACTAGACCTCTGATAAACAGCTGGCCGTGCAATCCGGATCAAACCATCATTATTCA GTGCCCCGAAACCAGTGAAATTTTATCATTCGGCAGTGGCTACGGTGGCAATTCTcttttaggaaaaaaatgtttcgctCTTAGAATTGGTTCAGTAATAGCCAAAAGAGAAGGATGGCTTGCCGAACACATGCTT ATTTTAGGAATAACCAATCCACAAGGCCAAAAGAAGTACATCGCAGCTGCATTTCCTAGTGCCTGTGGCAAAACTAATCTTGCAATGTTAACCCCAACTTTACCAG GCTATAAAGTTGAATGTGTTGGTGATGACATTGCATGGATGCATTTCGACAAAGAAGGACGTTTGCGAGCCATCAATCcggaaaatggattttttggtGTTGCGCCTGGAACCAACTATGCGACCAATCCTAAT GCTATGCTcaccattcaaaaaaatacgatTTTTACGAACGTTGCAAA GACGAGTGATGGAGGAATTTTCTGGGAAGGTTTGGAGAAAGAAGTTACTGGTGTTGATATAACAAGTTGGTTGGGAGACGCTAACTGGACCAAGAGCTCGGGAAAACCGGCAGCCCATCCGAATTCCAG ATTTTGCGCACCAGCCAGTCAGTGCCCAATCATTGACCCTCTGTGGGAAAGCCCCGAAGGAGTACCAATAGATGCAATTTTGTTTGGAGGTCGCCGCCCGAGAGGTGTACCGTTGGTTTACGAAGCTCTAAATTGGAAACACGGAGTTTTCGTTGGCGCCTCTGTCAGTTCGGAAGCCACCGCTGCAGCTGAACACAAA GGACGATCAATTATGCATGATCCTTTCGCTATGCGTCCATTTTTCGGGTATAACGCTGGTAATTACTTGGGTCATTGGCTGAGTATGGAAAAGCCTGGTCGAAAACTTCCCAAAATCTTCCACGTTAATTGGTTCCGACGAAGCACCGAT GGTTCTTTCTTGTGGCCTGGATTCGGTGAAAATTCCAGAGTGCTTGATTGGGTTCTGAAGCGGTGTGATGGAGCCGATGTCGCTGAATCCAGCCCAATTGGGTTAATTCCCAAACAAGGTTCAATTGATACGAATGGATTAAAGGAACAAGTCAATTGGGAAGAGTTGTTCTCCTTGCCAAAGAACTTTTGGCAAGACGAAGTGCTCGACTTAGAGAAATATTTTAGCGAACAATTTGGCAATGACTTGCCGAACGCTATTGCTGAAGAGTTGCACAAGTTGAAACAGAGAGTAAATCAAATGTAG
- the LOC124191298 gene encoding CUB and sushi domain-containing protein 1-like → MKAVVIILTLNFCFLTILAGKLPKVLTEDDINNKQVFFDREAPSARACGGSYNTATGSFSSPNYPNPYGFNENCQYTIQVGFNDRVVLQFAYFNTESNFDYVTVYDGPTTASPVLLRLSGGPYSAYPDVVSSGSSCLVVHISDYSTSYNGWQANYYSTPITTTTTAAPVQNCPPYFQGDTTIPCWNLNGKCYCFSNRYQDFTWAQADGICRGGNMTLISLETKEEDEIIYNHFRATPDLNINYPYWTSGSYNNGWKWAATGQSFTYTNWQTGQPDGNPPAGYCAYVNFGVSNFNSGYWLDYTCTSMFRLICESF, encoded by the exons ATGAAAGCTGTTGTCATTATTTTGACGTTAAACTTTTGCTTTTTGACAATATTGGCAGGCAAATTACCCAAAGTGTTGACGGAAGATGACATCAAcaataaacaagtttttttcgaCAGGGAAGCGCCGTCTGCCCGAG CGTGTGGTGGTAGTTACAATACCGCAACTGGAAGCTTCTCGTCTCCAAACTATCCAAACCCATACGGCTTTAACGAGAACTGCCAGTACACAATCCAGGTGGGGTTCAACGATCGCGTAGTGTTGCAATTTGCTTATTTCAATACAGAATCTAATTTCGATTATGTCACG gtTTATGATGGACCAACAACCGCCTCGCCCGTTTTGCTTCGTCTCAGTGGGGGCCCATATTCCGCTTATCCAGATGTTGTTTCATCAGGTTCTAGTTGCCTTGTGGTTCACATCTCTGATTATTCGACCAGTTACAACGGCTGGCAAGCCAATTATTACTCTACCCCCATTACAACGACTACAACTGCAGCTCCGGTTCAGA ATTGCCCGCCATATTTCCAAGGTGACACAACTATTCCTTGCTGGAACTTGAATGGCAAATGTTACTGTTTCTCTAACCGCTATCAA GATTTCACCTGGGCTCAGGCGGATGGAATTTGCAGGGGAGGAAACATGACCTTGATTAGTCTTgaaactaaagaagaagatgagataATCTACAATCATTTTCGAGCTACGCCAG ATTTGAATATTAACTATCCTTATTGGACATCGGGGAGTTATAACAATGGGTGGAAATGGGCCGCTACTGGTCAGTCGTTTACTTACACAAATTGGCAAACAGGACAACCCGATGGCAATCCACCTGCAGGATATTGCGCCTATGTTAATTTCGGTGTTAGTAACTTTAATAGTGGATATTGGCTTGACTATACCTGCACTTCCATGTTCAGATTGATCTGcgaatcattttga
- the LOC124191296 gene encoding phosphoenolpyruvate carboxykinase, cytosolic [GTP]-like isoform X1 — protein MSRLLLALIKRSNFVTSQTKGCRLPSATFNRSLSILETAEAKSLPSKVRSFVEDCVKLCQPSQVHICNGSEQENRSLIQQMQQQGMIESLPKMENCWLTRTDPADVARVESRTFVVTTKRSDAIPNRMDGVAGQLGNWMSPDDLPKAIQERFPNCMKGRTMYVVPFSMGPVGSPLSKIGIELTDSPYVVASMRVMTRMGQQVLETLGEGDFVRCLHSVGSPLPMTRPLINSWPCNPDQTIIIQCPETSEILSFGSGYGGNSLLGKKCFALRIGSVIAKREGWLAEHMLILGITNPQGQKKYIAAAFPSACGKTNLAMLTPTLPGYKVECVGDDIAWMHFDKEGRLRAINPENGFFGVAPGTNYATNPNAMLTIQKNTIFTNVAKTSDGGIFWEGLEKEVTGVDITSWLGDANWTKSSGKPAAHPNSRFCAPASQCPIIDPLWESPEGVPIDAILFGGRRPRGVPLVYEALNWKHGVFVGASVSSEATAAAEHKGRSIMHDPFAMRPFFGYNAGNYLGHWLSMEKPGRKLPKIFHVNWFRRSTDGSFLWPGFGENSRVLDWVLKRCDGADVAESSPIGLIPKQGSIDTNGLKEQVNWEELFSLPKNFWQDEVLDLEKYFSEQFGNDLPNAIAEELHKLKQRVNQM, from the exons ATGTCGAGGTTGCTGTTAGCATTAATTAAACG TTCGAATTTCGTGACGTCCCAAACCAAAGGATGTCGTCTTCCATCGGCAACGTTCAATCGTTCGCTGAGCATCCTTGAAACTGCGGAAGCGAAGTCTCTACCAAgcaaa GTTCGCAGTTTTGTGGAGGATTGCGTCAAACTCTGCCAACCCAGTCAAGTTCACATTTGCAATGGATCAGAGCAAGAAAATAGATCGCTGATCCAACAAATGCAGCAACAGGGCATGATTGAATCATTGCCAAAGATGGAAAACTG TTGGTTGACTCGCACCGATCCCGCCGATGTAGCTAGAGTTGAGAGCAGAACATTTGTTGTAACTACTAAACGTAGCGATGCCATCCCGAACCGTATGGACGGCGTTGCCGGACAACTTGGAAATTGGATGTCTCCTGATGATCTTCCCAAAGCCATTCAAGAGCGTTTCCCCAACTGCATGAAAG GTCGCACAATGTACGTCGTTCCGTTCAGTATGGGTCCGGTCGGGTCACCGTTATCGAAGATTGGAATTGAATTAACAGATTCTCCTTATGTGGTTGCTTCCATGCGCGTTATGACTAGAATGGGCCAGCAAGTGCTTGAAACATTGGGAGAAGGAGATTTTGTCCGCTGTCTACACTCTGTTGGTAGCCCACTGCCAATGACTAGACCTCTGATAAACAGCTGGCCGTGCAATCCGGATCAAACCATCATTATTCA GTGCCCCGAAACCAGTGAAATTTTATCATTCGGCAGTGGCTACGGTGGCAATTCTcttttaggaaaaaaatgtttcgctCTTAGAATTGGTTCAGTAATAGCCAAAAGAGAAGGATGGCTTGCCGAACACATGCTT ATTTTAGGAATAACCAATCCACAAGGCCAAAAGAAGTACATCGCAGCTGCATTTCCTAGTGCCTGTGGCAAAACTAATCTTGCAATGTTAACCCCAACTTTACCAG GCTATAAAGTTGAATGTGTTGGTGATGACATTGCATGGATGCATTTCGACAAAGAAGGACGTTTGCGAGCCATCAATCcggaaaatggattttttggtGTTGCGCCTGGAACCAACTATGCGACCAATCCTAAT GCTATGCTcaccattcaaaaaaatacgatTTTTACGAACGTTGCAAA GACGAGTGATGGAGGAATTTTCTGGGAAGGTTTGGAGAAAGAAGTTACTGGTGTTGATATAACAAGTTGGTTGGGAGACGCTAACTGGACCAAGAGCTCGGGAAAACCGGCAGCCCATCCGAATTCCAG ATTTTGCGCACCAGCCAGTCAGTGCCCAATCATTGACCCTCTGTGGGAAAGCCCCGAAGGAGTACCAATAGATGCAATTTTGTTTGGAGGTCGCCGCCCGAGAGGTGTACCGTTGGTTTACGAAGCTCTAAATTGGAAACACGGAGTTTTCGTTGGCGCCTCTGTCAGTTCGGAAGCCACCGCTGCAGCTGAACACAAA GGACGATCAATTATGCATGATCCTTTCGCTATGCGTCCATTTTTCGGGTATAACGCTGGTAATTACTTGGGTCATTGGCTGAGTATGGAAAAGCCTGGTCGAAAACTTCCCAAAATCTTCCACGTTAATTGGTTCCGACGAAGCACCGAT GGTTCTTTCTTGTGGCCTGGATTCGGTGAAAATTCCAGAGTGCTTGATTGGGTTCTGAAGCGGTGTGATGGAGCCGATGTCGCTGAATCCAGCCCAATTGGGTTAATTCCCAAACAAGGTTCAATTGATACGAATGGATTAAAGGAACAAGTCAATTGGGAAGAGTTGTTCTCCTTGCCAAAGAACTTTTGGCAAGACGAAGTGCTCGACTTAGAGAAATATTTTAGCGAACAATTTGGCAATGACTTGCCGAACGCTATTGCTGAAGAGTTGCACAAGTTGAAACAGAGAGTAAATCAAATGTAG